The proteins below are encoded in one region of Pongo pygmaeus isolate AG05252 chromosome 20, NHGRI_mPonPyg2-v2.0_pri, whole genome shotgun sequence:
- the FUT6 gene encoding 4-galactosyl-N-acetylglucosaminide 3-alpha-L-fucosyltransferase FUT6 isoform X3 — translation MARSFEMVPGTADCNITADRKVYPQADAVIVHHREVMYNPSAQLPRSPRRQGQRWIWFNLESPSHCWHLKAMDGYFNLTMSYRSDSDIFTPYGWLEPWSGQPAHPPLNLSAKTELVAWAVSNWRPNSARVRYYQSLQAHLKVDVYGRSHKPLPQGTMMETLSRYKFYLAFENSVHPDYITEKLWRNALEAWAVPVVLGPSRSNYERFLPPDAFIHVDDFQSPKDLARYLQELDKDHARYLSYFRWRETLQPRSFSWALDFCKACWKLQEESRTRLPEASPAWGLTCLGRSPVAASPAWGFTYLGPHFPGASPAGVFGQVCPLPGISHAGFQERPLRKPGLLGTSSPGDFAYWGPRLLGTLPAGTCSQRLSTLNLTC, via the exons ATGGCCCGGAGCTTTG AGATGGTGCCTGGCACGGCCGACTGCAACATCACTGCCGACCGCAAGGTGTATCCACAGGCAGACGCCGTCATTGTGCACCACCGAGAGGTCATGTACAACCCCAGTGCCCAGCTCCCACGCTCCCCGAGGCGACAGGGGCAGCGCTGGATCTGGTTCAACTTGGAGTCCCCAAGCCATTGCTGGCACCTGAAAGCCATGGACGGATACTTCAATCTCACCATGTCCTACCGCAGCGACTCCGACATCTTCACGCCCTACGGCTGGTTGGAGCCGTGGTCCGGCCAGCCTGCCCACCCACCGCTCAACCTCTCGGCCAAGACTGAACTGGTGGCCTGGGCAGTATCCAATTGGAGGCCAAACTCCGCCAGGGTGCGCTACTACCAGAGCCTGCAGGCCCATCTCAAGGTGGACGTGTACGGACGCTCCCACAAGCCCCTGCCCCAGGGGACCATGATGGAGACGTTGTCCCGGTACAAGTTCTATCTGGCCTTCGAGAACTCCGTGCACCCCGACTACATCACCGAGAAGCTGTGGAGGAACGCCCTGGAGGCCTGGGCCGTGCCCGTGGTGCTGGGCCCCAGCAGAAGCAACTATGAGAGGTTCCTGCCGCCCGACGCCTTCATCCACGTGGACGACTTCCAGAGCCCCAAGGACCTGGCCCGGTACCTGCAGGAGCTGGACAAGGACCACGCCCGCTACCTGAGCTACTTTCGCTGGCGGGAGACGCTGCAGCCTCGCTCCTTCAGCTGGGCACTAGATTTCTGCAAGGCCTGCTGGAAACTGCAGGAGGAATCCAG GACTCGCTTGCCTGAAGCTTCACCTGCCTGGGGACTCACCTGCCTGGGACGGTCACCTGTTGCAGCTTCACCTGCCTGGGGATTCACCTACCTGGGTCCTCACTTTCCTGGGGCCTCACCTGCTGGAGTCTTTGGTCAGGTATGTCCCTTACCTGGGATTTCACATGCTGGCTTCCAGGAGCGTCCCCTTCGGAAGCCTGGCCTGCTGGGGACCTCATCTCCTGGGGACTTTGCCTACTGGGGACCTCGGCTGTTGGGGACTTTACCTGCTGGGACCTGCTCCCAGAGACTTTCCACACTGAATCTCACCTGCTAG
- the FUT6 gene encoding 4-galactosyl-N-acetylglucosaminide 3-alpha-L-fucosyltransferase FUT6 isoform X1, whose product MDPLGPAKPQWPWRRCLAALLFQLLVAVCFFSYLRVSRDDPTVYPNGSPFPDSTGTPAHSIPLILLWTWPFNKPIALPRCSEMVPGTADCNITADRKVYPQADAVIVHHREVMYNPSAQLPRSPRRQGQRWIWFNLESPSHCWHLKAMDGYFNLTMSYRSDSDIFTPYGWLEPWSGQPAHPPLNLSAKTELVAWAVSNWRPNSARVRYYQSLQAHLKVDVYGRSHKPLPQGTMMETLSRYKFYLAFENSVHPDYITEKLWRNALEAWAVPVVLGPSRSNYERFLPPDAFIHVDDFQSPKDLARYLQELDKDHARYLSYFRWRETLQPRSFSWALDFCKACWKLQEESRTRLPEASPAWGLTCLGRSPVAASPAWGFTYLGPHFPGASPAGVFGQVCPLPGISHAGFQERPLRKPGLLGTSSPGDFAYWGPRLLGTLPAGTCSQRLSTLNLTC is encoded by the exons ATGGATCCCCTGGGCCCAGCCAAGCCACAGTGGCCGTGGCGCCGCTGTCTGGCCGCGCTGCTGTTTCAGCTGCTGGtggctgtgtgtttcttctcctatCTGCGTGTGTCTCGAGACGATCCCACTGTGTACCCTAATGGGTCCCCCTTCCCAGACAGCACAGGGACCCCCGCCCACTCCATCCCCCTGATCCTGCTGTGGACGTGGCCTTTTAACAAACCCATAGCTCTGCCCCGCTGCTCAGAGATGGTGCCTGGCACGGCCGACTGCAACATCACTGCCGACCGCAAGGTGTATCCACAGGCAGACGCCGTCATTGTGCACCACCGAGAGGTCATGTACAACCCCAGTGCCCAGCTCCCACGCTCCCCGAGGCGACAGGGGCAGCGCTGGATCTGGTTCAACTTGGAGTCCCCAAGCCATTGCTGGCACCTGAAAGCCATGGACGGATACTTCAATCTCACCATGTCCTACCGCAGCGACTCCGACATCTTCACGCCCTACGGCTGGTTGGAGCCGTGGTCCGGCCAGCCTGCCCACCCACCGCTCAACCTCTCGGCCAAGACTGAACTGGTGGCCTGGGCAGTATCCAATTGGAGGCCAAACTCCGCCAGGGTGCGCTACTACCAGAGCCTGCAGGCCCATCTCAAGGTGGACGTGTACGGACGCTCCCACAAGCCCCTGCCCCAGGGGACCATGATGGAGACGTTGTCCCGGTACAAGTTCTATCTGGCCTTCGAGAACTCCGTGCACCCCGACTACATCACCGAGAAGCTGTGGAGGAACGCCCTGGAGGCCTGGGCCGTGCCCGTGGTGCTGGGCCCCAGCAGAAGCAACTATGAGAGGTTCCTGCCGCCCGACGCCTTCATCCACGTGGACGACTTCCAGAGCCCCAAGGACCTGGCCCGGTACCTGCAGGAGCTGGACAAGGACCACGCCCGCTACCTGAGCTACTTTCGCTGGCGGGAGACGCTGCAGCCTCGCTCCTTCAGCTGGGCACTAGATTTCTGCAAGGCCTGCTGGAAACTGCAGGAGGAATCCAG GACTCGCTTGCCTGAAGCTTCACCTGCCTGGGGACTCACCTGCCTGGGACGGTCACCTGTTGCAGCTTCACCTGCCTGGGGATTCACCTACCTGGGTCCTCACTTTCCTGGGGCCTCACCTGCTGGAGTCTTTGGTCAGGTATGTCCCTTACCTGGGATTTCACATGCTGGCTTCCAGGAGCGTCCCCTTCGGAAGCCTGGCCTGCTGGGGACCTCATCTCCTGGGGACTTTGCCTACTGGGGACCTCGGCTGTTGGGGACTTTACCTGCTGGGACCTGCTCCCAGAGACTTTCCACACTGAATCTCACCTGCTAG
- the FUT6 gene encoding 4-galactosyl-N-acetylglucosaminide 3-alpha-L-fucosyltransferase FUT6 isoform X2: protein MARSFALPRCSEMVPGTADCNITADRKVYPQADAVIVHHREVMYNPSAQLPRSPRRQGQRWIWFNLESPSHCWHLKAMDGYFNLTMSYRSDSDIFTPYGWLEPWSGQPAHPPLNLSAKTELVAWAVSNWRPNSARVRYYQSLQAHLKVDVYGRSHKPLPQGTMMETLSRYKFYLAFENSVHPDYITEKLWRNALEAWAVPVVLGPSRSNYERFLPPDAFIHVDDFQSPKDLARYLQELDKDHARYLSYFRWRETLQPRSFSWALDFCKACWKLQEESRTRLPEASPAWGLTCLGRSPVAASPAWGFTYLGPHFPGASPAGVFGQVCPLPGISHAGFQERPLRKPGLLGTSSPGDFAYWGPRLLGTLPAGTCSQRLSTLNLTC, encoded by the exons ATGGCCCGGAGCTTTG CTCTGCCCCGCTGCTCAGAGATGGTGCCTGGCACGGCCGACTGCAACATCACTGCCGACCGCAAGGTGTATCCACAGGCAGACGCCGTCATTGTGCACCACCGAGAGGTCATGTACAACCCCAGTGCCCAGCTCCCACGCTCCCCGAGGCGACAGGGGCAGCGCTGGATCTGGTTCAACTTGGAGTCCCCAAGCCATTGCTGGCACCTGAAAGCCATGGACGGATACTTCAATCTCACCATGTCCTACCGCAGCGACTCCGACATCTTCACGCCCTACGGCTGGTTGGAGCCGTGGTCCGGCCAGCCTGCCCACCCACCGCTCAACCTCTCGGCCAAGACTGAACTGGTGGCCTGGGCAGTATCCAATTGGAGGCCAAACTCCGCCAGGGTGCGCTACTACCAGAGCCTGCAGGCCCATCTCAAGGTGGACGTGTACGGACGCTCCCACAAGCCCCTGCCCCAGGGGACCATGATGGAGACGTTGTCCCGGTACAAGTTCTATCTGGCCTTCGAGAACTCCGTGCACCCCGACTACATCACCGAGAAGCTGTGGAGGAACGCCCTGGAGGCCTGGGCCGTGCCCGTGGTGCTGGGCCCCAGCAGAAGCAACTATGAGAGGTTCCTGCCGCCCGACGCCTTCATCCACGTGGACGACTTCCAGAGCCCCAAGGACCTGGCCCGGTACCTGCAGGAGCTGGACAAGGACCACGCCCGCTACCTGAGCTACTTTCGCTGGCGGGAGACGCTGCAGCCTCGCTCCTTCAGCTGGGCACTAGATTTCTGCAAGGCCTGCTGGAAACTGCAGGAGGAATCCAG GACTCGCTTGCCTGAAGCTTCACCTGCCTGGGGACTCACCTGCCTGGGACGGTCACCTGTTGCAGCTTCACCTGCCTGGGGATTCACCTACCTGGGTCCTCACTTTCCTGGGGCCTCACCTGCTGGAGTCTTTGGTCAGGTATGTCCCTTACCTGGGATTTCACATGCTGGCTTCCAGGAGCGTCCCCTTCGGAAGCCTGGCCTGCTGGGGACCTCATCTCCTGGGGACTTTGCCTACTGGGGACCTCGGCTGTTGGGGACTTTACCTGCTGGGACCTGCTCCCAGAGACTTTCCACACTGAATCTCACCTGCTAG